The following are encoded in a window of Castanea sativa cultivar Marrone di Chiusa Pesio chromosome 5, ASM4071231v1 genomic DNA:
- the LOC142635639 gene encoding uncharacterized protein At4g02000-like yields MEAVARTFRQLWRSTTGFKIRNLDDHIVLFVFKNQGDIDQILRSEPWCFVKHLMVFQKYDNDIPISELKFQWVSFWVQVHDISIRFMTREVAENICDIVGTVCRSIGGVDKDGGSFMRVKVNLDISLPLCRGRLVSLKNGEKIWLSFKYERLPNLCYWCGRLNHSDKDCPLWIQSKGSVIACLEV; encoded by the coding sequence ATGGAAGCAGTGGCCAGAACTTTTAGGCAACTATGGCGATCTACTACAGGTTTTAAGATCCGAAATCTGGACGATCACatagttttatttgtttttaaaaaccaAGGTGATATTGATCAAATTCTTCGGTCTGAACCATGGTGTTTTGTTAAGCATCTAATGGTCTTTCAAAAATACGACAACGACATCCCTATCAGCGAGCTAAAGTTTCAGTGGGTGTCTTTCTGGGTCCAAGTTCATGATATTTCGATTAGGTTCATGACGAGGGAGGTTGCCGAAAATATTTGCGATATTGTTGGGACGGTGTGTCGATCAATTGGTGGAGTTGACAAGGATGGAGGTAGTTTTATGCGAGTTAAAGTAAACCTGGATATCTCGTTACCTTTGTGTCGGGGCAGATTGGTGTCTCTTAAGAATGGTGAAAAAATATGGTTGAGTTTTAAATATGAACGTTTGCCAAATCTGTGTTACTGGTGTGGTAGGCTTAACCATAGTGATAAAGACTGCCCCCTGTGGATTCAGAGTAAAGGTTCTGTAAttgcctgtttggaagtttag